The Malus domestica chromosome 10, GDT2T_hap1 genome contains a region encoding:
- the LOC103444947 gene encoding embryogenesis-associated protein EMB8-like isoform X2, giving the protein MDCSCRELLLRQDSYSGNPYILLLNDLSVIPVWHYLFASLAISSAFLYHFLEFHFFQDLFTAFRGSAVSLTFNPSSHIYQDVVSKCRILHSRYLATPWLSSPHFQTLFVGFFGRPPAFTYRREIFHLSDGGTIALDWLRNSDVLGDAFSTNNAIDTTPIVLVIPGLTSDSESPYIKHLAFNTVKNGWNAVVSNHRGLGGVSVTVKYLGEDGDKTPAAGAVAVCSPWDLLLGDRFIGRRLLQKFYDKALTIGLQGYAQLHQPHFLRLANWEGIKKSRSIRDFDQHATCIVGKFETVDTFYRRCTSATYVGNVAVPLLCISALDDPVCTREAIPWDECRANKNIVLATTKHGGHLAFFEGLTASGIWWVRAVDEYLKILHSSQYMHVQKMVSSCPQLSLDFSIDHQGPYVNVAEDGMVAAVGNEQAMDNKIGDVLKPQKIHYRATNEMVSGEQDEEMIQAESHLFAEIPQSSEQVTSMQDAKPLDVTTSVRRCLDRHSRQSKWSLWLLVYVCIATSWPLVGSALKIVLQKKLRNLFRK; this is encoded by the exons ATGGATTGCAGTTGCAGGGAGCTCCTCCTCCGTCAGGATTCCTATTCCGGCAACCCCTACATTCTTCTGCTCAACGATCTCTCTGTGATTCCCGTTTGGCATTACCTCTTCGCTTCCCTCGCGATTTCCTCTGCATTTCTATACCACTTCCTCGAATTCCATTTCTTCCAGGACCTTTTCACCGCCTTCAGAGGCTCCGCCGTCTCCTTAACCTTCAACCCCTCCTCCCACATCTACCAAGACGTCGTTTCCAAGTGCCGGATTCTCCATTCCAG GTATTTGGCGACGCCGTGGCTCTCAAGCCCCCATTTCCAGACTCTTTTCGTCGGCTTCTTTGGGCGGCCTCCTGCTTTCACCTACCGAAG AGAAATTTTTCATCTATCTGATGGTGGCACCATTGCTTTGGATTGGCTAAGGAACTCTGATG TTCTGGGAGATGCTTTTAGCACAAACAATGCTATTGACACCACCCCTATCGTGCTGGTGATTCCTGGATTAACCAGCGATTCTGAATCTCCT TATATAAAGCATCTTGCTTTCAATACAGTGAAAAACGGATGGAATGCTGTCGTTAGCAATCACAGAGGATTGGGTGGCGTTTCAGTTACT GTCAAGTATCTTGGGGAGGATGGCGATAAGACTCCTGCTGCTGGGGCCGTAGCTGTCTGTTCCCCTTGGGACCTTTTG CTTGGTGATAGATTTATAGGCCGTAGGCTGTTGCAGAAGTTTTATGATAAAGCTCTAACAATTGGCCTTCAAGGCTATGCTCAATT ACACCAGCCTCACTTCTTGCGCCTCGCTAATTGGGAAGGCATTAAAAAG TCACGCTCCATTCGTGATTTTGATCAGCATGCTACCTGCATTGTTGGGAAATTTGAG ACTGTGGACACATTTTACAGACGCTGTACCAGTGCTACTTACGTGGGAAATGTAGCTGTCCCATTACTCTGTATCAGTGCTTTAGATGATCCAGTCTGCACCAGGGAAGCCATTCCTTGGGATGAATGCAG GGCAAACAAAAATATTGTATTGGCTACAACAAAGCATGGTGGACACTTGGCTTTCTTTGAAGGATTAACTGCTTCTGGCATCTG GTGGGTAAGGGCTGTTGATGAATATCTCAAAATTCTACACTCTAGCCAATATATGCATGTACAGAAg ATGGTGAGTAGTTGCCCACAGTTGTCGTTGGACTTTTCAATAGATCATCAAGGTCCCTACGTAAACGTTGCAGAAGATGGAATGGTAGCTGCCGTGGGAAATGAACAGGCGATGGACAATAAGATAGGAGATGTACTCAAACCGCAAAAGATCCATTACAGAGCAACTAACGAAATGGTTTCTGGAGAACAAGATGAAGAGATGATTCAGGCAGAATCACACTTGTTTGCAGAAATCCCACAATCATCCGAACAAGTTACTAGCATGCAGGATGCGAAGCCTCTCGATGTAACTACTAGTGTTAGAAGATGCTTAGATCGGCACTCCCGACAAAGTAAGTGGTCGTTGTGGTTGCTTGTTTATGTTTGCATCGCCACAAGTTGGCCATTGGTTGGTTCTGCACTTAAAATTGTATTGCAAAAGAAGCTCAGAAATTTATTTAGGAAATGA
- the LOC103444947 gene encoding embryogenesis-associated protein EMB8-like isoform X1, translating to MDCSCRELLLRQDSYSGNPYILLLNDLSVIPVWHYLFASLAISSAFLYHFLEFHFFQDLFTAFRGSAVSLTFNPSSHIYQDVVSKCRILHSRYLATPWLSSPHFQTLFVGFFGRPPAFTYRREIFHLSDGGTIALDWLRNSDVLGDAFSTNNAIDTTPIVLVIPGLTSDSESPYIKHLAFNTVKNGWNAVVSNHRGLGGVSVTSDCFYNAGWTEDLRSVANNLHHEYPKAPLFLVGTSIGANVLVKYLGEDGDKTPAAGAVAVCSPWDLLLGDRFIGRRLLQKFYDKALTIGLQGYAQLHQPHFLRLANWEGIKKSRSIRDFDQHATCIVGKFETVDTFYRRCTSATYVGNVAVPLLCISALDDPVCTREAIPWDECRANKNIVLATTKHGGHLAFFEGLTASGIWWVRAVDEYLKILHSSQYMHVQKMVSSCPQLSLDFSIDHQGPYVNVAEDGMVAAVGNEQAMDNKIGDVLKPQKIHYRATNEMVSGEQDEEMIQAESHLFAEIPQSSEQVTSMQDAKPLDVTTSVRRCLDRHSRQSKWSLWLLVYVCIATSWPLVGSALKIVLQKKLRNLFRK from the exons ATGGATTGCAGTTGCAGGGAGCTCCTCCTCCGTCAGGATTCCTATTCCGGCAACCCCTACATTCTTCTGCTCAACGATCTCTCTGTGATTCCCGTTTGGCATTACCTCTTCGCTTCCCTCGCGATTTCCTCTGCATTTCTATACCACTTCCTCGAATTCCATTTCTTCCAGGACCTTTTCACCGCCTTCAGAGGCTCCGCCGTCTCCTTAACCTTCAACCCCTCCTCCCACATCTACCAAGACGTCGTTTCCAAGTGCCGGATTCTCCATTCCAG GTATTTGGCGACGCCGTGGCTCTCAAGCCCCCATTTCCAGACTCTTTTCGTCGGCTTCTTTGGGCGGCCTCCTGCTTTCACCTACCGAAG AGAAATTTTTCATCTATCTGATGGTGGCACCATTGCTTTGGATTGGCTAAGGAACTCTGATG TTCTGGGAGATGCTTTTAGCACAAACAATGCTATTGACACCACCCCTATCGTGCTGGTGATTCCTGGATTAACCAGCGATTCTGAATCTCCT TATATAAAGCATCTTGCTTTCAATACAGTGAAAAACGGATGGAATGCTGTCGTTAGCAATCACAGAGGATTGGGTGGCGTTTCAGTTACT TCTGATTGCTTTTATAATGCTGGATGGACAGAGGATTTACGGAGTGTTGCTAATAACCTCCACCATGAATACCCCAAGGCTCCTTTATTTCTTGTTGGAACAAGTATAGGTGCCAATGTTTTG GTCAAGTATCTTGGGGAGGATGGCGATAAGACTCCTGCTGCTGGGGCCGTAGCTGTCTGTTCCCCTTGGGACCTTTTG CTTGGTGATAGATTTATAGGCCGTAGGCTGTTGCAGAAGTTTTATGATAAAGCTCTAACAATTGGCCTTCAAGGCTATGCTCAATT ACACCAGCCTCACTTCTTGCGCCTCGCTAATTGGGAAGGCATTAAAAAG TCACGCTCCATTCGTGATTTTGATCAGCATGCTACCTGCATTGTTGGGAAATTTGAG ACTGTGGACACATTTTACAGACGCTGTACCAGTGCTACTTACGTGGGAAATGTAGCTGTCCCATTACTCTGTATCAGTGCTTTAGATGATCCAGTCTGCACCAGGGAAGCCATTCCTTGGGATGAATGCAG GGCAAACAAAAATATTGTATTGGCTACAACAAAGCATGGTGGACACTTGGCTTTCTTTGAAGGATTAACTGCTTCTGGCATCTG GTGGGTAAGGGCTGTTGATGAATATCTCAAAATTCTACACTCTAGCCAATATATGCATGTACAGAAg ATGGTGAGTAGTTGCCCACAGTTGTCGTTGGACTTTTCAATAGATCATCAAGGTCCCTACGTAAACGTTGCAGAAGATGGAATGGTAGCTGCCGTGGGAAATGAACAGGCGATGGACAATAAGATAGGAGATGTACTCAAACCGCAAAAGATCCATTACAGAGCAACTAACGAAATGGTTTCTGGAGAACAAGATGAAGAGATGATTCAGGCAGAATCACACTTGTTTGCAGAAATCCCACAATCATCCGAACAAGTTACTAGCATGCAGGATGCGAAGCCTCTCGATGTAACTACTAGTGTTAGAAGATGCTTAGATCGGCACTCCCGACAAAGTAAGTGGTCGTTGTGGTTGCTTGTTTATGTTTGCATCGCCACAAGTTGGCCATTGGTTGGTTCTGCACTTAAAATTGTATTGCAAAAGAAGCTCAGAAATTTATTTAGGAAATGA